In the genome of Microbacterium saperdae, one region contains:
- a CDS encoding iron-containing alcohol dehydrogenase family protein → MTGKRVRPGPAIVHSGVGAIDELPGLLHRDGVTRVLWVHGARALRAATPFLPDLSAVEIIDAGFTSECSPAEITRLQGLATSRGADAVLGIGGGKVLDTAKAVGHSLSLPVYLTPTLVSTCSGWSAVSVYYDEEHRHLGHEVWDTPTRALLLDPRIVFDSPVALFVSGIADTLAKHVETRAAFDRADIADTLTSFGGLAAARCGELVSSHGIAAVDDMRRGVRSDAWTMLAEACVITAGLVGALGAEAGSATAAHPIGDALSAFAQTRDLLHGVKVAYGILVQLAYERRWEEIDRMNELYAALGLPRSLADLGLSAQDPATLDTIAEIATGEHSSARLLDPPPSAADLITTMHALEDRQRRLDRVVLAHHSLAAPR, encoded by the coding sequence ATGACGGGTAAGCGCGTACGGCCGGGGCCCGCGATCGTGCACTCCGGCGTCGGCGCGATCGACGAACTACCCGGGCTGCTGCATCGAGACGGCGTCACGCGGGTGCTCTGGGTGCACGGTGCACGCGCTCTTCGTGCCGCCACGCCGTTTCTCCCTGATCTCAGCGCTGTCGAGATCATCGACGCCGGATTCACGAGCGAGTGCAGCCCCGCCGAGATCACCCGCCTTCAGGGTCTCGCCACCAGCAGGGGCGCGGACGCGGTGCTGGGGATCGGCGGCGGAAAGGTGCTCGACACCGCCAAGGCGGTCGGGCATTCGCTCTCCTTGCCCGTGTATCTCACGCCGACGCTCGTCAGCACCTGCTCGGGATGGTCGGCAGTCAGTGTCTACTACGACGAGGAGCATCGTCACCTCGGTCATGAGGTCTGGGACACACCGACGCGCGCACTGCTGCTGGATCCGCGGATCGTGTTCGATTCGCCCGTCGCGCTCTTCGTCTCCGGCATCGCGGACACCCTCGCGAAGCACGTCGAGACCCGCGCGGCATTCGATCGAGCCGATATCGCAGACACGCTGACGTCGTTCGGCGGGCTGGCCGCTGCGCGCTGCGGAGAGCTGGTCTCCAGCCACGGCATCGCGGCAGTCGACGACATGCGCCGAGGAGTCCGCAGTGATGCGTGGACCATGCTCGCCGAGGCGTGCGTGATCACGGCGGGCCTCGTCGGCGCACTCGGCGCCGAAGCCGGCAGCGCCACCGCCGCGCATCCGATCGGTGACGCGCTCAGCGCCTTCGCGCAGACCCGCGATCTGCTGCATGGGGTGAAGGTCGCTTATGGCATCCTCGTGCAGCTCGCATATGAACGCCGATGGGAGGAGATCGACCGCATGAACGAGCTGTACGCGGCTCTGGGCCTCCCCCGCTCGCTGGCGGACCTCGGCCTCTCGGCGCAGGATCCCGCAACGCTCGACACGATCGCCGAGATCGCGACAGGAGAGCATTCGAGCGCCCGTCTCCTCGATCCGCCGCCGTCTGCCGCCGATCTCATCACCACCATGCACGCCCTCGAAGACCGTCAGCGCCGACTCGACCGCGTGGTGCTCGCTCACCATTCCCTCGCCGCCCCCCGTTGA
- a CDS encoding S-ribosylhomocysteine lyase, translating to MAEVESFTLDHTAVLAPYIRRIAVEQGPHGDAISNFDIRFVQPNEGEIPTAGLHTIEHLLASLLRDHLNGVIDISPFGCRTGFHLITWGEPAVADVAYAVRESLAAIATDITWEQVPGVDEISCGNYRDHSLHSAREWSKRILAQGISLDAFSRVGV from the coding sequence ATGGCAGAAGTCGAAAGCTTCACCCTCGACCACACCGCGGTTCTCGCGCCCTATATTCGCCGGATCGCGGTAGAGCAGGGGCCGCATGGAGATGCGATCTCGAACTTCGACATCCGCTTCGTGCAGCCCAACGAGGGCGAGATTCCGACTGCCGGCCTGCACACCATCGAACACCTGCTGGCGAGCCTGCTGCGTGACCACCTGAACGGCGTGATCGACATCTCCCCGTTCGGCTGCCGAACAGGATTCCATCTCATCACCTGGGGCGAGCCGGCTGTCGCCGACGTCGCATATGCCGTGCGCGAGAGCCTCGCCGCGATCGCCACCGACATCACGTGGGAACAGGTCCCCGGCGTCGATGAGATCAGCTGCGGGAACTACCGCGACCACAGCCTGCACAGCGCACGCGAATGGTCGAAGCGGATCCTCGCTCAGGGGATCAGCCTGGACGCGTTCTCCCGCGTGGGCGTCTGA
- a CDS encoding SDR family NAD(P)-dependent oxidoreductase, with the protein MFEELHGRVVLVTGGASGIGAGIVDAFHEAGSTVVGADLSTPEGGLHEGREREWSVRLDVSDENAVDTVLDAIEEHVGPVDVVVMAAGTSTLAFATETTEQEWDRNLDVNAKGSFLVAKHVAKRLVAAGQKGRIIFIASQAGKNGYRGMTAYVASKHAVLGVTKSMAVELAPHGILVNAICPGIIETPMKHRERIEGGTIRGMSAEEIAAEDRSQVPLGRTGTPRDVAGVALFLASDLAGYMTGQGLNVTGGMTMH; encoded by the coding sequence GTGTTCGAGGAGCTTCACGGACGCGTGGTCCTGGTCACCGGCGGGGCGAGCGGCATCGGGGCAGGCATCGTCGATGCCTTCCACGAGGCGGGGTCGACTGTCGTCGGAGCTGACCTCAGCACTCCGGAGGGAGGACTGCACGAGGGCCGGGAGCGGGAATGGTCGGTGCGTCTCGATGTGTCGGATGAGAACGCTGTGGACACCGTGCTCGATGCGATCGAAGAGCACGTGGGGCCCGTCGATGTCGTCGTGATGGCCGCCGGGACCTCGACGCTGGCTTTCGCGACGGAGACCACCGAGCAGGAGTGGGATCGCAACCTCGACGTCAATGCGAAGGGTTCGTTCCTGGTGGCCAAACATGTGGCGAAGCGCCTCGTCGCCGCCGGGCAGAAGGGGCGGATCATCTTCATCGCCTCTCAGGCCGGCAAGAACGGCTATCGCGGAATGACCGCGTACGTGGCGTCGAAGCACGCCGTACTCGGGGTGACGAAGAGCATGGCGGTCGAGCTGGCTCCGCACGGCATCCTCGTGAATGCGATCTGCCCGGGGATCATCGAGACGCCGATGAAGCACCGCGAGCGCATCGAGGGCGGCACCATCCGCGGGATGTCAGCCGAGGAGATCGCCGCAGAGGATCGATCCCAGGTTCCGCTCGGACGGACGGGCACGCCGCGGGACGTGGCGGGAGTCGCCCTGTTCCTGGCAAGCGATCTCGCCGGCTATATGACGGGTCAGGGCCTCAACGTCACCGGAGGAATGACGATGCACTGA
- a CDS encoding DUF4307 domain-containing protein has translation MTTAEQLDDRYGRTRRRRGPWIVGIVIAALVVGAFSWMTVSQSMSSVDADDLGFDLVDEHTVEVRFQVTGVQGKDVVCIVEALDEEFGVVGWKVVDIAAGDSHSKAVSATVPTVAAATTGLVNTCWVA, from the coding sequence GTGACGACAGCAGAACAGCTCGATGACCGCTACGGCCGTACCCGGCGACGTCGGGGACCCTGGATCGTGGGAATCGTCATCGCCGCGTTGGTGGTCGGGGCGTTCAGCTGGATGACCGTGAGCCAGTCCATGTCGTCGGTGGATGCCGATGATCTGGGCTTCGATCTGGTGGACGAGCACACCGTGGAGGTCCGGTTCCAGGTGACCGGAGTGCAGGGCAAGGATGTCGTGTGCATCGTCGAAGCGCTCGACGAGGAGTTCGGCGTCGTCGGCTGGAAGGTCGTCGACATCGCCGCAGGAGACAGCCATTCGAAGGCCGTCTCCGCCACCGTGCCCACCGTCGCCGCCGCCACCACAGGTTTGGTGAACACCTGCTGGGTCGCTTAG
- the greA gene encoding transcription elongation factor GreA, producing MSTDAQVPFLTQEAYDRLVAELEHLSTFGRDEIAKRIEAAREEGDLKENGGYHAAKDEQGKQEARIRTLEGLLKTAKVGEAPASRGIVEPGTVVTAVVAGGEEVFLLGSREIAAGSDLDVYSEASPLGQAILGLKVGEKSSYEAPNGRSIAVEIVNVETYTG from the coding sequence ATGTCCACCGACGCTCAGGTTCCCTTCCTCACGCAGGAAGCGTATGACCGGCTCGTCGCCGAGCTGGAGCACCTGTCGACCTTCGGTCGCGACGAGATCGCCAAGCGCATCGAGGCCGCCCGCGAAGAAGGCGACCTCAAGGAGAACGGCGGCTACCACGCTGCGAAGGATGAGCAGGGCAAGCAGGAGGCCCGCATCCGTACGCTGGAAGGTCTGCTGAAGACCGCGAAGGTCGGAGAGGCGCCCGCCAGCCGTGGCATCGTCGAGCCCGGCACGGTCGTCACGGCCGTCGTGGCAGGCGGCGAAGAGGTCTTCCTGCTCGGCAGCCGTGAGATCGCCGCCGGCAGCGACCTCGACGTCTACAGCGAGGCCAGCCCGCTCGGCCAGGCCATCCTCGGCCTCAAGGTCGGCGAGAAGTCTTCGTACGAGGCGCCGAACGGCCGCTCGATCGCTGTCGAGATCGTGAACGTCGAGACGTACACCGGCTGA
- the ilvA gene encoding threonine ammonia-lyase, with protein MSEVPSLAEFEYAAQSLAEVISHTPTLPSRALSDILGVPVVLKMENLQRTGSFKIRGAAYRLSRLSAEERARGVVAASAGNHAQGVALAAQELGITATIFMPLGVPVPKLLATRGYGADVVLEGETVATSLRLAAEFAERTGAVLIPPFDHRDVVIGQGTLGLELLEDAPDVETIVLGIGGGGLIAGVAAAVKARAAELGRTVRIIGVQAENAAAVPPSLAAGHPVDIVTRPTIADGILVARPGAIPFDIIKDHVDEVVTVSDDDLARAILVLLEQAKVVVEPAGAAAVAAILAGKVPATGKTLAVLSGGNIDPLLLQRVVSHGLAASGRYLTIRIPLPDRPGQLARVSELIAEAGANVIEAMHTRHGHGLQISDVILELSVETRGPEHSEHTLDTLRRAGFEPMLVPD; from the coding sequence ATGAGCGAAGTCCCCAGCCTGGCCGAGTTCGAGTACGCAGCTCAGAGTCTGGCTGAGGTGATCTCGCACACGCCGACGCTGCCGTCGCGAGCCCTCTCCGACATTCTCGGTGTTCCCGTCGTGTTGAAGATGGAGAACCTGCAGCGCACCGGATCCTTCAAGATCCGCGGTGCCGCATACCGGCTGTCCCGCCTCAGCGCGGAGGAGCGCGCGCGCGGCGTCGTGGCGGCATCCGCCGGCAACCACGCCCAGGGAGTCGCGCTCGCGGCTCAGGAGCTCGGCATCACGGCGACGATCTTCATGCCGCTGGGCGTTCCCGTCCCCAAGCTGCTCGCCACGCGCGGCTACGGTGCCGACGTGGTGCTCGAGGGGGAGACGGTCGCGACCTCGCTCCGACTCGCCGCCGAGTTCGCCGAGCGCACGGGTGCGGTGCTCATCCCGCCGTTCGACCACCGCGATGTGGTGATCGGTCAGGGCACGCTCGGACTCGAACTGCTCGAGGACGCCCCCGACGTCGAGACGATCGTTCTCGGCATCGGCGGCGGAGGGCTCATCGCCGGAGTCGCCGCCGCGGTGAAGGCCCGCGCGGCCGAGCTCGGTCGCACGGTGCGCATCATCGGTGTGCAGGCGGAGAACGCCGCCGCCGTGCCGCCGTCGCTCGCGGCCGGTCACCCCGTCGACATCGTCACGCGCCCCACCATCGCCGACGGCATCCTCGTCGCCCGGCCCGGAGCGATACCGTTCGACATCATCAAGGACCACGTCGACGAGGTCGTCACCGTCTCGGACGACGATCTCGCCCGCGCGATCCTGGTGCTGCTCGAGCAGGCCAAGGTCGTCGTCGAGCCCGCCGGTGCCGCCGCGGTCGCCGCGATCCTCGCCGGCAAGGTGCCCGCCACGGGAAAGACTCTGGCAGTGCTGTCCGGCGGCAACATCGACCCGCTCCTGCTGCAGCGCGTCGTCTCCCACGGATTGGCTGCCTCGGGCCGGTACCTCACGATCCGCATCCCTCTTCCCGACCGTCCTGGGCAGCTGGCGCGCGTGTCGGAGCTCATCGCCGAGGCCGGTGCCAACGTGATCGAGGCGATGCACACGCGGCACGGCCACGGGCTGCAGATCAGCGACGTGATCCTCGAGCTCAGCGTCGAGACACGCGGTCCCGAGCATTCCGAGCACACTCTCGACACGCTCCGCCGTGCCGGATTCGAGCCGATGCTCGTTCCGGACTGA
- a CDS encoding AI-2E family transporter, whose protein sequence is MSDEQRPRLRDLFRPRPVTTDRTVTTEADEAVPITLRVAAGYAWRLLLIAAAIGVFIWLVMLLKLLVIPLMVGILITALLWPAFDWMLRHRFPRWLAILVSLLGTAAIVGGLLWLVIWQVRVELPDVQKSSTEAFEQFQVWLHDGPLNLSDTQIADYLQQGLDMLNEQAQVLWSGALAIGTTVGHVATGAVLSLFILICLLADGAGIWRWTLKLFPRNGRQAVDGAARNGWKTIVNYARTQLFVATIDAVGIGLGAFLLQVPLALPVAVLVFLGSFIPIVGAVVTGAVAVFLALVYNGPWIALWMLLVVLAVQQLEGHILQPILMGSAVKVHPLAVVLVVAGGAMIAGIPGALFAVPLAAFVNVAAVTLSSGSWRTGVDPSGDLIWSTVPRERRRRNQ, encoded by the coding sequence ATGAGCGACGAGCAGCGGCCCAGGCTGAGGGATCTCTTCCGTCCGCGCCCGGTCACGACAGACCGCACGGTGACGACCGAAGCCGATGAGGCGGTGCCGATCACTCTGCGGGTCGCCGCGGGCTATGCCTGGCGGTTGCTGTTGATCGCCGCGGCGATCGGCGTGTTCATCTGGCTGGTCATGCTGCTCAAGCTGCTCGTGATCCCGCTCATGGTGGGCATCCTCATCACGGCTCTGCTGTGGCCGGCGTTCGATTGGATGCTGCGGCACCGTTTCCCGCGGTGGTTGGCCATCCTCGTCTCCCTGTTGGGAACCGCGGCCATCGTCGGTGGACTCCTCTGGCTCGTGATCTGGCAGGTACGCGTCGAGCTGCCGGATGTGCAGAAGAGCTCGACAGAGGCGTTCGAGCAGTTCCAGGTGTGGCTCCATGACGGGCCGCTCAATCTCTCCGACACCCAGATCGCCGACTACCTCCAGCAGGGCCTCGACATGCTCAACGAGCAGGCCCAGGTGCTGTGGTCGGGCGCGCTGGCGATCGGCACGACCGTCGGCCATGTCGCCACGGGAGCCGTGCTCTCCCTGTTCATCCTCATCTGCCTCCTGGCCGACGGTGCCGGCATCTGGCGCTGGACGCTCAAGCTGTTCCCGCGCAACGGACGTCAGGCGGTCGACGGTGCCGCGCGCAACGGCTGGAAGACCATCGTCAACTACGCCAGGACACAGCTCTTCGTCGCCACGATCGATGCCGTCGGCATCGGTCTCGGAGCCTTCCTGCTGCAGGTGCCGCTCGCGCTGCCCGTCGCGGTGCTGGTGTTCCTGGGCTCGTTCATCCCGATCGTCGGTGCTGTCGTCACGGGCGCCGTCGCGGTGTTCCTCGCCCTCGTCTACAACGGTCCCTGGATCGCGCTGTGGATGCTCCTCGTCGTCCTCGCCGTGCAGCAGCTCGAAGGACACATCCTGCAGCCGATCCTGATGGGGTCCGCTGTGAAGGTCCATCCGCTGGCCGTCGTCCTCGTCGTCGCGGGTGGCGCCATGATCGCCGGCATCCCCGGCGCCCTCTTCGCGGTGCCGTTGGCGGCGTTCGTCAACGTCGCCGCCGTGACGTTGAGTTCGGGGTCGTGGCGCACCGGCGTCGACCCGAGCGGAGACCTGATCTGGAGCACAGTACCGCGTGAGCGGAGACGGAGGAATCAATGA